tcagaagcaatTGCCGACCTtcgattttgaagttcggtaaTTTAACGGTCAAGGTCGGCCAGGGTTTCTTTTTTCGCCTTAAAACTTTGACTTTCAGGCGAAGAGCATCTCGATCGGTTGTTGCAGCTTTCAAGTCATCGTCAGCCCGAAGAGCTTTCTCGAAAATACTAAAATATTCTCGAGTCTGTTCCAAGGTGGACAACGCTTGAATAATGGCTTCAGCACTCAATTGACCATCAGCTCCGAGATCGTTCAGACAAGCATCCACTGAATCAAGGCCCTTGCGCTCAAGGACTTGCAAAGCTAAGAGAGACAAAAACTCCTGTAACAGAACAAGAACAGTTGATTCGACAGGCTCAATTGTAGCTGCCAAAGGACCAACCACTCCCGAAGTGCTGGATAGGAGAGCATcaaactcgacttcccatgaaggctaCACAAGGAAACAATTTAGGGGGAAGGAAAATCGTAAAAGAAGGTAAGCAAAAAGGATTTGCTTTAGACCTGCTGAGAtgagacttcggccatgtctccAGGTTCATTGCTCAAACCTAGAGagcttaatggccgagcccagtgtttCAGACTGCTTCTTAATTCACGCGGTCGATaaaggttatctacgttcgatggccactgaggtgaccaagaaatatagataacacctttcGGTGCATTGAATTTTCGATGAAATGAATAActgggcacctgacatttaaggTTTTTCTCGGTTCAGATTCATTATAAcaaaattgacaaaagaaattagttGAGCCTTACAAAAGTCGAGGTCACTTcttgagaggggatgtgaggtCCTGGTCCTGCAGGTGAACTGGAGTTTCTGACGTCGCCTCAAGTTCAATAATGGGCTTTTTCCCAAGATCGACTGCAAGAGGATCAACCATGGCAGCTGCCTCAACCACAGGAGGAGGATCAACAGAAAGAGTTTCGGTTGGTCGAGAGCGACTTGCTAGCAGAATCTCGTCACTCTCGTCATCCTGAAACAAAAGAGCTATTAATACTTTTGAATTTAATGAGTAAAGGGAGTGGCTGGCATAGTCATAACTCTTCTAAAATGATCGCCGATTGTTTTGGATTCTTGGGGAGATTCTTCCCGATCAAAAGGGTTGTCTCCCCTAGTACAGGTTCTACGGTAGACCTTGGAGCTGCAAGCATGTTGACCAGCGGTACGGCAACTGGCTTAACCACGACCTCAGGAACTTCAGGAACTGGTTAAGCTTGGGTTGCTGGGCTGGTTGAAGATGGCCGATTCTTCACTGAGGCCTGAACAACAGGAGCAGGAGGAGAGGCACTCGGAGCAGTTGTCCCGGTGGTATGGCTAGAGATAACATGAATCTCTCGTGCTACCTTTTTCGCTAATTGCTTGATGCGTTTTGGGGGATGGAGAGATTCACTAGCCGTCTCGGCATCCGGTGAGGCCGTTTGCTTGGTGTATTTTATGCGGGGGCTTTGGATTTCTTGGGAGGAAGGGCCAATTTTTTCTTGACCACTGTCGGGACGACCACGTCCGCCTATTTCAGTACCCGACCCCCTTAGAAAGTGAAATCTCATTAATAAAACCTTTCAAGTGTTTGAAGAATAAATGTGGAAATAGGGGTATACCTTAGGGCACCTCTTTAGATTGAAGGGCGGAGGTTTTCTTGGGTCGGTTGCCAAAAATTTTGTTAACTACGACCTCGACCGAAGTGCCAAAAAAGTTATGAGTACATTCGTCCTACCAGTCGTCGAAGGTGTCAGTGCCGAGAGATTCAGGAATAGTTGGTCGAAGGTGGAATTTCTTACACTGTTCCTGAAATTCTTTCTCGGTGTCTCTACACTCCCTTTTTGAGGAACTAGAGACACATCCTCGGCTTAGAATGGAACGCGAAGAAAGTAGAGGCACCGAgcaaccttggaggtagccaagtTGTCGGGCGGTAAAATGGGGGTGGTAGACTTCCCAACTTGCTCGGCGAGCATCGCAACCTAGTGGAAAGTATCGAGTTAACACAAATGACCCCTATTTTTTACGAAAACCAGCATCTTCACTTTCACTCCAAGTCGAGGTGGGAAGTCTGATGGAGTGGAGGTATTCTTGATGACGACAtatcaaaaaaatttcattagaAGGGACGCCCAGGACGAAGAGGTGTTTAAAGACTTCTTCAGCTCGGTGGTGAGGTACTGGTCAAGGGGCCAACTGAATGCCGAGTGCTACAGTAAACTGGAGGCCGGAGATTTCTAGCTGAAATGTGGATAAATAAacctgcagccagagttggaaCACCCAGAAAAGTCCATTCTGGTATGGGTTGATCTTGTCGATGGTTGTTTCCGCCAGGCAACGTAGAAGGTTAACAAGGATGGTGGGATTGAGCACCAGAGagtgaccactagccagggcttccTCTACCGGAATATTCTCAACCAAGCATTtatttgacttggtacaacagaTGAAATTGTTGTACCAGTAAAATAGGAAGGCCTCGTGTTCTTCCTTCCGTAGACTCGCTTCCCTTCGACCAGCAAAATGGAGGATAAGGGTGTTGTAGTTCAGAAAATTCTTATGCAATTTCTGAACGTCCTTTTTTGAAGGTTTTTGACCTTTTTGGCTCAACGCCTCGACGACCTGTGCGTCGAACAACGCCTTGAGGTCAAGGTTTGATGGGCATCCAATCAGAGTGGTGTCAACTGGAATGCCTGAAGGATGAGTCCCGATGATAGCCTAGATGTCGAGGATGGTGGGAGTTATAGGGCCGAACGGAAAGACCATagtgttggtggccgaacaccaAAGGTTTAGAGTTGCCATGAGGAGTTCTTTATCCATTGTAATTTCCATGGTCGAGAGCTTAATAGCGTCATGGATACCAAGAGCTTCCCACTCTTTACCGAAGAATTTTTCCATTCGTACGACCCAGGTCACCCAGTTCGCATTGGTCGAAGGCCAGAATCCTTGGGGTTTTATCTGGCACCACATTGACCAATCGAATCCTTGCAGCAAACCTGTCAAACAGTGTTTTTTGAATAGGTTAATAATGGATGATGGCACCGTGTCTTTGAAGAGTGGGCCCAGAATTTGGTGAGTAGAGTTTAGTTCACCCTTGAAATGCAGAGTCTTGATGGTGTTCCAATCTATGAAGTCCTTACACTTGTTGCATTTGGGGGAGAGCTCTgagatgaaggaggccattgaTGAAGGCTAAACTTTTTTGAGATAGAAGCTTCAGATTCTCTGGTTTTTTAAGGTTTTGACAACAGAGCGGCGAGAAAATTTCAAAGGTTTTAGAAAGCGTAAGGTACGAATGAAAGGGATCCgggtatttataggcatttgGGGCTGAAGGCTAAacatttgattttcaaaatcaatGATAGAATCGAGCGAGAGATTTACTAATCATTATACATGCTCAGAAGATCAAGGCGAAAAGACCGAGGTTCGCGATTTGAGGATGCACGATGGCGTGTTAAGGCGAGTTTAGCGTAAGAGAGACGTTTCGGCAGTTGCATGTTTTTGAGGGTTATGATTGAAGGCTGCTAGGGCAACCAGGGGGCTGACATGTGGCAGAACAGTTGGGAAATCAAGATCGTTGGGTTACGTCTTAAAAATGCGCATGGTGGTAGTTCTCAAGAGTCggtttcacttcttcaaggtcgaggcTCGAACCAAGGAGTATAGGTTgacgacctcagaagcgagggggtaATGTTTGGGTccaaaaatattggtttgggctgAGTTTAGAATAGTTCTCGGCCCGGTGCTAGTTGGGCCGAGTGTAGAATTATTCTTGACCCAAAGACCGTGTTTAGAGAGGTATCTAGCTCATGGGCCGCACAGTCGAAGCTGGCCATATCTCGTCGGGAACCTGTGGGATATGGGTGATGCCTATTACAAGAAAGAGTTTTGGCAGGATAAGGATGTTAGAGTTTGAAATTGAATGCGGCCTGATAATGAGTtaagttcaaagtcctagtaggagTAGAACTGGTCGAGATAAGGTTGAATCGGGGAaaggagttctaatccgagAATGATTGGGATTTGATACAGGTTGGCAACTATAAATAAGGAGGGATGACATCGAACAAgctctccaactcaacacacaaactgccctgcgcaaaccctcgctttacgcgaaacctctcaaacatcttgatatttttttttctttttcgccaacacaccttcagtttggataaacagcattgtgaaggcaaccggcaaacatctttagtttggataaacaacattgttgccaTAGAATTAGTCGACcgcgaagcaccttcagtttggataaacaacattgcatCGAGGcagactggttatctatccaagtctcgatcgagaCGAATCCTTATtagcagaggtcatctcattagccttttcaGCGATGTGATgtgttacaagttattacattcggcacattgaaagtcgaatttgatattgaacttcgcagagctagcaaccttgtcttcaggttctagaacctgaaggccgagagtgttccttcctcagccgcagtcgcaagattcAAAAGTCAGTAGCACACCCAACGCAACaccaacaaattttactccccggccgagctcggccgacgagttggcacgccccgcaaacAACCAAAGGACGTAAGtagcttattagttactcggcttgcgcgccacgtaggcttagtagtttttagggtcaacaggaggagtaagctttttttttgttgcagcCGTCGCTGCCTTGTTGACCAGctaaaaataaacttaagtCAGGATGATAGTTTTGAacgaaaaatagaaataaataaaacacgTATACCTTGGGCCACTTCTTTAGATTTTGGGGCAGGAGATTTCCTTGGACGATCGTCTAAAATCTTTTTGACAACATCCTTGACCAGTGTGCCAAAGAATTCTTGGATGTATGCATCCACCAATCAGCAAAGGTGTTGATGTTGTGAGTTTCAGGGACGTTCGGCCGAAGACGGAATTTTGAGCACCTCTCTTGAAATTCTCGCTCAGTTGCTTTACATTCTCTCTCAGATGAACCAAAGAGATGTTCTCGACTTAGAAGAGATTGGGAGGTGAGTAGAGGCACAAGGCATCTTTAGAGGAAGCCAAGTCGATGAGTGGTAAAGTGGGGGTGGTAAACTTCCCAACTCGCACACCGAGCATCAAAACCTAGAAGAAGATTGCGAGTTAGCACAAACAGTCCCTAGCTTTGTTGAAGGTTAGCATATTCGATCTCATCCCATGCCGATGATGGAAGCTTGATGAAAGATGGGTACTCCTGACGACGACAGATCAGGAATTCGTCGTCAGAAAGATCTTCTAGGTCGAAGAAGTATTTAAAGACTTCTTCTGTCGAGTGAGGAGGAGCTGGTCTAGAGGCTAATTGGAGACCTAGCACTTCAGATGATTTGAAGCTAGGGATTTCTGGCCTCAAGGTGGCGAAGTAAACCTGCAGCCAAAACTGGAATACCCAGAGTGGGCCATTCTGTTGCGGGTCAATTTTGGCAATGGTCGCTTCGGCCAGGCAACACATAAGGTTGGCAAGGATGGCCGAACTAAGAGCTAAGGTGTGACCACTGGCCAGGGTTTTGGCCACTGGCATATTTTTTATCAAACATTTATTTAACTTGGTACAAACAATAAAATTGTTGTACCAGTAAAATAGAAAGGCTTCATGTTCCCCTTTCTGTAGGTTTTCCTCCCTTCAGCCAGCAAAGTGGTGGATAAGagtgttgtagttgaagaagttcttatGCAACTTCTGGACTTCTTCTTTTAATGGTTCTTGGCCTTTCTTCTTTAGGGCCTTAACAACACACTCGTCGAATAAAGATTTAAGGTCTAAGTCGAATTGATACCCAGGAAGGACAGTATCAATGGGGCCGAGGGGGAGTACCATTGTGTTGGTGGCCAAGCACCAAAAACTCAGGGCTGCCGTGAGAAGGTCCCAGTCCATAACAATCTCAATAGTCGAGAGCTTGATAGCATCTTAAATGCCAAGAGTTTTCCACTTTGTGCTTAAGAACTTTTCCTTCATTCGACCCAAGCTGCCGAGGATGCAGGGGTCAAGGGCTAGGCTCTTTGAGGCTTGGCCAAATCCCACTTTGACCAATCATTcctttggagcaaggttttaaGCAATGGACCTTAAGCATTTCGGTGATGGCCTTTGGGACGACATCTTTGAAAAGTGGTCCCAAGATCTGGTGGGTAGCATTTGAATCACCTTCAAACCATAGGGTCTTGATAGCATTTCAGTCGATGAAATCCTTGCACTTTGTGCACTCCTTAGAAAGCTTAGTAATAAAGGTGTTGGAAGCTACTGTTGAAGACTTGAGGGATTTTCTGGGTTTGAGATTCTCTAGGTTGTGAGAACAAATGGCAAGAGATTCATGAGTTCTGAAAATGTAAAATATGAATGAAGAAGAGTCGAGTATTTATAGGCATTCTAGGAAGAAGATCAACCGTTTGATTTTAAATAGGGGGTAGAATTGATCGGGGAATCTAATAATCATGATGGGTAGTCAGAAAATCCAAGTGAAAAGACCGAAGATTTCATGGTTTGAGGATGCATGTTTGCGTGTAACGGTGGATTTAATGGCGAAGAGATGTTTTGATGGTCACACATTTCAAGGGTCATTATTAAAGGCATATGAGTAAGCTGAAgaattgccacgtggcagagcATCTGACAAAATTAAGATCGTGCAATCATGCTTCATAAATGCACCTGAGTCAATGGAATATCAAGACTTTTCGTTGTTTTTCAATTATATACTAAGGGTTTgatttcacttcttcaaggtcgaggTTTGGCCATGTGTTTTTAGGCTGAAGACCTCAAAAGCGaaggggcaatgtttggacccaaaatgttattttaGGCCGAACTTAGAAATATGCTCAGCCCAAAGGTGTGTTTAGAATCTTGTCATGGACCGGCCCTGTCAAGGTTGGCCAAATCTTGATACAAAGAGGATTATTTCGGATAAAGGTGAATTAGCCGAGACCTACTGTGACAAGGAGTCCTAAAAATGCTGGGACACAGGAGATGAATTTGGCTCGTTTAAAAGGTGGGTTTAAAGTCCCAGTTGAATTAGGATTGGCCGAGTCCTAGTTAGATTAGGTTAAGGAGTCATAATCTGAGTGTGGTTCTAGCTCGGCCATAAGAGAGTTTATTGTTCTAAATAGAGAAGGCgtgcatcattcaagccttctccaattcaacacacaaactgccctacGCAAACTGTCGCTTTACGCGAAAcatctcaacaaccttgagatttttattttcttttcctcgccgacacatctttagtttggataaacagcactgtgaaggcaatcggtaacatcttcagtttggataaacatcaaTGTTGCCCtagaatcagccgatcgcggagcaccttcagtttggataaatagcactgcatcgaggccgactggttatctatccaagtctcggtcgccgagttgttttatgattagatATTCACAAGTAAGTTTTAGAGTTTGGCATTCTGATGGTCAAACCACattcaccatcaagacatacgtttcttttgagtacttgtgtccgTATAGTTTGGTGCCCATTCGGCGTgtttatactcttacgaatataatcaccgtgaccgaACCCGACGCCAACGATCCGTGAACTTCACAAgactagcaaccttgtcttcaagctcttAAACCCAAAGGCCGAGGCGTGTTCTTTCCTCGATCGCAGTCGCAAGATTGAGAAATCAGCAgcgcgctcaacgcaacatcaacacattttactccccagccgagctcggtcgacgagttggcacgccccgaacacaaccgaatgacgtagttagcttattaattacttggcctgcgcgccacataggtttggtagtttttaggatcaacagTAACCCAACAACACACACTTGGGTTATGTAACTCATCCCTACCAATCTCATCCATCCCACCAAACGGACCCTTAGGGGTACAACTTATATGTTATATGCTACGAAGCACAAGTTCGGGAGTGGGACCGGTGATTCGAGAATGGGAGATTTGGCAATTGTGAAAATGCAAAGAATCATAAATCAGGAGCGCCCAATTAGAATTGGTaactaatataaatatatttattaaggtgcttgtaatttagttggTTAAGAATATTCACTCTTACACTCGATGTCTTGAGTTTGATTCAACTCCTGAAAATTAAAGAATCAGGTCAATTAGGGGAGACTAGTCGATCccatcctcatttttttttcttcttcgattCATTACTTCCCCATTTCAAATAAGTAAATATGCCATGATTCATTTGTttgataaaagaaaattcaattcATTTAGGGTCTTAATCAAATAGAATTGTATACAACTCTATATCTATCTCATCTCGATCACGTAACAAGAAATAGAGAAATTAAGACTTTATACAAATCGTAGGTGGCAAAGCAAATTTGATTTAGGTTAAACGACAATTCAGAAACAGAATTTAAGAGTGGGAATGCATGCATGAGTTAGCAGGCAGGGCCCACAACCGcgtaaacaaaaaaaaggtaATTACAATTGAGGACCTTCCCCTTTCTTCTTAAATTCTTTCCTAACCGGCACTTGCCTTGTCCTATAAATATTCTGAATTCCCTGGATTGTCTGCAAACCAGTCCACCTGTTTAATCCTTTCCGTTTATTTCGTGTGAGTCTGCGGATAGCATATGTCTCAGAGGCCCTCCGTCCCCCACTCTTCCTCCATCGCATTTCGCCTCCATTCCCATCTCCTCGTCTCCAGTGACATGAACCCTAATTCCAACTGGCCCTCTTAatctatatttttctttttaattatttctttttattggaTTTTAGGAACTAGAAACAAAAACCACCCAtttatttcttttctgtttgtttcctgAGAAAATTCGACATGGGTGTCAAAGGTTTTGTCGAAGGAGGCATCGCTTCTGTCATTGCCGGCTGCTCCACCCACCCTCTTGACCTCGTCAAGGTCCGAATGCAGCTCCAGGGCGAAACCCACGCCCCGAACCCCGCTCCCCAGGCAGTCCGCCCGGATTTTGCTGCCGTCCATACCGCCGCCCGACGCGGCTCCATCCCTCTCCCTCCATCACCGCCTCCTGCGGTCCGTGCGGGTCCTATCACCGTCGGGATTCGTATAATTCAGCAAGAAGGCGTCGCCGCAATGTTCTCCGGCATCTCCGCAACCATGCTCCGGCAAAGTCTCTACTCCACAACCCGCATGGGCCTCTACGACATTCTGAAGCAAAAATGGACAGACCCGACAATCCGAAACATGCCGCTCCCACGAAAAATCACAGCCGGGTTGATCGCTGGAGCCGTCGGCGCCGCCGTTGGAAACCCTGCTGACGTGGCCATGGTCCGAATGCAAGCCGACGGGAGGCTCCCGGCGGCGCAGCGCCGCAACTACAAAAGCGTGGTGGACGCCATCGTCCGCATGGTCAAGCAGGAAGGGGTGACGAGCCTTTGGCGCGGGTCGTCGCTGACGATCAACCGTGCGATGCTTGTCACGGCGTCGCAGCTGGCGTCGTACGATCAGATCAAGGAGACGATCGTGGACAATGGGATTATGCACGACGGGCTTGGGACCCACGTGACTGCGAGCTTCGCGGCGGGGTTCGTGGCGGCGGTTGCGTCGAACCCGGTGGACGTGATCAAAACTCGGGTGATGAACATGACAGTGGAGGCCGGGGCTGAGCCGCCGTACTCGGGGGAGTTGGATTGCGCTCTCAAAACGGTGCGTTCGGAGGGCCCCATGGCGCTTTATAAGGGCTTTGTGCCTACGATTTCACGGCAGGGGCCTTTTACCGTTGTGCTGTTTGTGACGCTGGAGCAGGTTCGCAAGCTGCTCAAGGATTTCTGAACGTCAGATTCAGAAAGTGGAAGGTGGTGATTCGATTCGACGTGATGACGAAAATAAGTACTTTTCTGAATATATATGCATGTgcctttattttaatttttttaattattttttacgtTCGTTGAGATTGGGAAGGAATTAATTCGATCCAATATTCTTAGCAATATGCCATATAATATACCTATGTAATTGCTAGATTTGCTATATAGATGGGTGGTGTGATTCCATGGCCTggacaaaccctaattttgttTGGAATGTGTTTTTATATCTCAAATGTGTGAGAGTTAAAATACGACTGATTTATCAAAATGAACTTTATatctgtagacattgaaatttcggtggcatAAATATTAACCATTGCATTAAGgttacatttgtaaacattgaaattttggtgaaataaatgttgaccattgtattaaaattacaaccttcattcacttcacctacatcatacactaagttcacctacaacatccacccaagttcacctacatcatacactaagttcactacaacatccacccaagttcacctacaacatccaccaaattTCACCTACAActtccaccaaaacaaatggatggtggtgattcattcccaaagcctataaataggctcctccatcaaagaatcaagggGAGGATTGTAcatacactttctctactcccaaattggaagagaattcacaccacaccaaagccttgaagcctcgaaactctaaagctttcaagcaaattccgaagaatcaagaaagccctcttcgttcttcgtcaaaatcctccttcaagatcaagccccaacggcccttgaataaacttccactaattcaagatcaacccCCGACGGCCctcgaagaaagtgttcatcattcatcatccgttcatcctaaagatcaagccccgatggccctttggatcaacaacaacaaatctacccattacaaagatagaatcagaggctaaatttgtagaagagattgtaacccctaaatcattaatacaaatattattttgtacacgttgttcttgtttcaagaatttccgtgttcacaaatttgccacgcccagtgggacagtctctacctctcatctctatctttgaatccgcaACAAGCACAAATGGCGTCAAAGAAAGCCCAAGTTGTTCTCGCTGCCGATGCAAGAAACAAGAGCGTCATCACGGCAGGGGGCGTCACTTCAGGCAtcataactcgaagcaaggcaaaaaCTCTTTCTGCCGCCTCTTCCGCCCCTGCATCAACTCCACCGAAGGCACAAAAGCACCCGAGGCACGAACCGG
Above is a window of Malus sylvestris chromosome 15, drMalSylv7.2, whole genome shotgun sequence DNA encoding:
- the LOC126603601 gene encoding mitochondrial uncoupling protein 5-like, with translation MGVKGFVEGGIASVIAGCSTHPLDLVKVRMQLQGETHAPNPAPQAVRPDFAAVHTAARRGSIPLPPSPPPAVRAGPITVGIRIIQQEGVAAMFSGISATMLRQSLYSTTRMGLYDILKQKWTDPTIRNMPLPRKITAGLIAGAVGAAVGNPADVAMVRMQADGRLPAAQRRNYKSVVDAIVRMVKQEGVTSLWRGSSLTINRAMLVTASQLASYDQIKETIVDNGIMHDGLGTHVTASFAAGFVAAVASNPVDVIKTRVMNMTVEAGAEPPYSGELDCALKTVRSEGPMALYKGFVPTISRQGPFTVVLFVTLEQVRKLLKDF